AGTATTTCATCTCACCAATCATATAATGTGCATACGCTGGTTTATAATTTTTTTCTATTAAATATGTATACATATTTATAGCTTTTGTATAATACTTTTTGTCATAATTCTTTTTTGCGTCTTTTGCCACTTGTGCATTGCTTTGTGATCTAAAATCATCAGTTTTAGTATTGTTTTTATTTGTAACTTTAAGTTCTTTTGATACCAAATCTTTAAAAGAATTTACATTTTTAACTAAAGTATTGAATTCATTTTTAGTGACATAATTTTTATTAATTTCATCAATTAGTGCGCTTAACTCTTTAATAATCAGTTTTAAATTTTCTATCTCTTTTTGATTTTGACTAGAGATATCCAATAAGCGATTTTCAAACTCTTTTGAGCTGTTTTGTTCATCTTCGTTTAACTTATTTAACTTATTTAAATCTATCGTGTTTTCATGCGATTTACGACTCAAATTTTCTATAATAGTTTGAATCCCATCAATCCTGTCTCTTAAAGACTCAAGCTCATTTGACTGATTATTACTTTTTACTGTAACTTTTTTAAGTTTTTGATTATTTTGTAGAAGAAGTTGTTCCTCTTTTGTTAGGCCGTAAGGAGAAGGATTATTTAGATCTCCAGCTCCAAATGCAGATGGTTCATCTGCATTTAAAACTAAAGTAAATAAGAAAGTAGTTAAAGATAATA
The Sulfurimonas sp. genome window above contains:
- a CDS encoding tetratricopeptide repeat protein, whose protein sequence is MKDRLLVLSLTTFLFTLVLNADEPSAFGAGDLNNPSPYGLTKEEQLLLQNNQKLKKVTVKSNNQSNELESLRDRIDGIQTIIENLSRKSHENTIDLNKLNKLNEDEQNSSKEFENRLLDISSQNQKEIENLKLIIKELSALIDEINKNYVTKNEFNTLVKNVNSFKDLVSKELKVTNKNNTKTDDFRSQSNAQVAKDAKKNYDKKYYTKAINMYTYLIEKNYKPAYAHYMIGEMKYYRKNYSDAIAYFKKSAELYSKASYMPTLMYHTAFAMKYTGDNKNAKTFFRALITKYPNSKYISEAKKQVELIK